Proteins encoded within one genomic window of Candidatus Thiodiazotropha endoloripes:
- a CDS encoding phospholipase D family protein produces MPVLLISLSLQASILEHLNELSQQHPGQSGVYILEKGEESLLTRAWLTESAQKTIDVQYFIWSTDNIGTLASESLLTAAERGVRVRVIVDDLLIDAEPETLLSLDAHPNIQIKIYNPLHSVGRGTLSQLWHLITDFRSSNQRMHDKVVIYDQTIAITGGRNMADEYYDYDHTYNFRDRDVMVAGSVLPRIQQSFDNFWQSPLSVSLSNLLAEEKHNLTPEQIEDYTEWLHQYAGNPLNFAPEIRIAITNMVTRVEQIFTQLHWTDVAYIHDLPGKNNQRNNLGGGGHSTASLIELLSRAEKEILIESPYLIMPEGGFEFFSGLLSKGVKIAIVTNSLASTDNLQAYSGYHKQKQRLLDLGISIYEFKPDPGIHRQLIDRHEQLGKTSPIFALHAKSLVIDRQITYIGTFNFDPRSANLNTEVGVVIDDSKIAHQVAQAIRRDMQPENSWDASVDIDQQEVGFLKRLQVDLWGLLPLDPVL; encoded by the coding sequence GTGCCGGTTCTTTTGATCTCACTGTCGTTACAGGCCAGTATCCTGGAACACTTGAATGAACTGAGCCAACAGCATCCGGGACAGAGTGGTGTCTATATTCTGGAAAAAGGTGAGGAGTCACTGCTAACCCGGGCCTGGCTCACCGAATCCGCACAGAAAACAATCGATGTACAATATTTCATCTGGAGTACGGATAATATCGGCACGCTTGCCAGTGAGTCCCTTCTCACCGCTGCCGAACGGGGCGTCAGGGTAAGGGTCATAGTCGATGACCTGTTGATCGACGCTGAACCGGAGACACTGCTCTCTCTGGATGCACACCCCAACATCCAGATCAAAATCTATAACCCGCTACACTCAGTAGGCAGAGGAACACTGTCACAGCTCTGGCATCTGATCACGGACTTTCGCAGCTCCAATCAACGCATGCATGACAAAGTCGTAATCTACGACCAGACCATTGCGATCACCGGCGGACGCAATATGGCCGATGAGTATTATGATTACGATCATACCTATAACTTCCGCGATCGGGATGTGATGGTTGCCGGTTCTGTATTACCCCGGATACAGCAAAGTTTCGACAACTTTTGGCAAAGCCCCCTGTCAGTCTCTCTTAGCAACCTGCTTGCAGAAGAGAAGCACAATTTGACCCCCGAGCAGATCGAAGACTATACCGAATGGCTCCACCAATATGCCGGCAATCCACTCAATTTCGCACCCGAGATCCGCATCGCAATCACCAATATGGTGACGCGGGTCGAACAGATTTTCACCCAACTGCACTGGACGGATGTGGCCTATATCCATGACCTACCGGGCAAGAACAACCAGCGCAATAACCTGGGTGGTGGCGGTCACAGTACTGCATCGTTGATCGAACTGCTTTCCAGGGCTGAGAAAGAGATACTGATTGAGAGCCCCTATCTGATCATGCCGGAAGGCGGTTTTGAATTTTTTTCCGGGCTTTTGTCCAAAGGGGTGAAGATCGCCATCGTCACCAACTCCCTTGCCTCAACCGATAATCTGCAAGCCTACTCCGGCTATCATAAACAGAAGCAGAGGCTACTGGATCTTGGCATCAGCATCTACGAATTCAAACCCGATCCAGGGATCCACCGTCAACTTATCGATCGGCATGAGCAGCTTGGCAAAACCTCACCCATCTTCGCCTTACACGCAAAATCCTTGGTCATTGATCGTCAGATCACCTACATAGGCACCTTCAACTTCGACCCCAGATCGGCAAATCTCAATACCGAAGTGGGTGTGGTGATTGATGATTCGAAAATTGCACATCAGGTTGCTCAGGCCATTCGCCGGGATATGCAGCCAGAAAACAGCTGGGACGCCTCGGTTGACATTGATCAGCAAGAGGTTGGTTTCCTGAAAAGATTGCAAGTCGACTTATGGGGCCTGCTGCCATTGGATCCTGTACTCTGA
- a CDS encoding TRAP transporter large permease: MSLIETMANMDSISIGLWVTGAMLFFVVIGVRVAFAAALAGFLGLLWIFSAKLGFEKGFGVAVKMAGTIPHSKVSTLALSLIPTFILIGFLAYHAGLTRALFEAAKRWLGWLPGGMGVATVFSTAGFAAVSGASVATSAVFARIAVPEMLKLGYDKRFAAGVVAAGGTLASLIPPSAILVIYAIIVEQDVGALLMAGFLPGAVSALIYGGLVILLAKTRKNFGPPITGFSWKQRFQSLPGALPIFFVVGIIVICIYGGVGTPTEAGALGAFVILCMALYRGARWPEVKNSLMETAKLTVMIFTIIWGVLLYVRFLGFADLPSAFSDWIVSLEQSPILTLLLILCAYAVLGMFMDAIGMLLLTLPVVYPAVIALNGGEAVTAAESAFGVSGVGCSIWFGIIVVKMAELCLITPPIGLNCFVVAGVRPECTVQDVFRGCTPFFVADVITIGTLIAFPNIVLWLPSLIGYA, translated from the coding sequence ATGAGCCTGATCGAAACCATGGCCAACATGGATTCCATCAGCATCGGTCTGTGGGTGACCGGGGCGATGCTTTTTTTTGTGGTCATCGGCGTACGGGTTGCCTTTGCTGCCGCCCTGGCCGGTTTTCTCGGTCTGTTATGGATCTTTAGTGCCAAGCTGGGATTTGAGAAAGGGTTTGGCGTGGCCGTCAAAATGGCAGGGACCATTCCCCACTCCAAAGTCTCCACCCTGGCGCTCTCTCTGATACCCACTTTTATCCTGATCGGTTTTCTGGCCTATCATGCCGGTTTGACACGTGCCCTGTTCGAAGCGGCAAAACGCTGGCTTGGTTGGTTACCTGGCGGCATGGGGGTGGCAACCGTCTTCTCCACAGCGGGATTTGCCGCCGTCTCAGGCGCATCAGTGGCCACATCGGCGGTATTCGCCCGCATTGCCGTACCCGAAATGTTAAAACTCGGCTACGACAAACGTTTCGCTGCCGGGGTGGTCGCTGCCGGCGGCACCCTGGCCTCATTGATTCCACCCTCGGCAATTCTGGTGATCTACGCGATTATCGTGGAGCAGGATGTGGGGGCATTACTGATGGCCGGTTTTCTTCCAGGCGCAGTTTCGGCACTGATTTACGGAGGCCTGGTTATTCTGCTGGCCAAGACCCGCAAAAATTTTGGCCCACCGATCACCGGCTTTAGCTGGAAACAGCGTTTTCAGTCTCTCCCCGGGGCACTGCCGATCTTTTTTGTCGTCGGGATTATCGTGATTTGCATCTACGGCGGTGTGGGCACACCCACGGAGGCGGGTGCACTGGGCGCCTTCGTGATTCTCTGCATGGCACTCTACCGGGGGGCTCGCTGGCCGGAAGTAAAAAACTCCCTGATGGAAACCGCCAAGCTGACGGTAATGATATTCACCATAATCTGGGGGGTGTTGCTGTATGTGAGGTTCCTCGGATTTGCCGATCTGCCAAGCGCCTTTTCAGACTGGATCGTCAGTCTGGAACAGAGTCCGATACTGACCCTGTTGTTGATTCTCTGCGCTTATGCGGTACTCGGCATGTTCATGGACGCCATCGGCATGCTGCTGTTGACACTGCCTGTGGTCTATCCGGCCGTGATCGCCCTGAACGGCGGAGAGGCGGTCACCGCAGCGGAATCCGCATTCGGCGTATCCGGCGTAGGCTGCTCCATCTGGTTTGGCATTATCGTGGTCAAAATGGCGGAGCTCTGCCTGATCACCCCACCGATCGGATTGAACTGCTTTGTGGTCGCAGGCGTACGACCTGAATGCACGGTTCAGGATGTATTCCGCGGCTGTACTCCCTTCTTTGTCGCTGATGTGATCACCATCGGCACCCTGATCGCATTTCCGAATATAGTCCTCTGGCTACCCAGCCTGATCGGCTATGCATGA
- a CDS encoding TRAP transporter small permease subunit produces MSNTATILNDESRLSLADRLFFRLESLLNLIGGITIFLLVILATVNVLGRWLFSMPIDGYVDWVEQAMAFIAFLGIAYTKRLGGHIRMDMLIGQLHGRLLWFAELVSVVLMLLVTLVLIYGSYLHFWRAYDIGDSSLDINLPTWPAKLVVPLALSVLAVRLILQIWGYARAFKEGGEQPIAVPLIENAATVAAKEAESVMGEFEGNRDHS; encoded by the coding sequence ATGTCCAATACAGCAACCATTCTGAATGACGAATCGCGATTGAGCCTGGCTGATCGTCTGTTTTTCAGACTGGAATCGTTACTCAATCTGATTGGCGGCATTACCATCTTTCTATTGGTGATACTTGCCACCGTCAATGTACTGGGCCGATGGCTCTTCTCCATGCCAATAGATGGCTATGTGGACTGGGTTGAACAGGCGATGGCTTTTATCGCCTTTCTTGGCATCGCCTACACCAAACGACTTGGCGGCCACATCAGAATGGATATGCTGATTGGTCAGTTACATGGACGGCTGCTCTGGTTTGCCGAGCTGGTTTCGGTGGTGCTGATGTTGCTGGTCACTCTGGTACTGATCTATGGCTCCTATCTGCACTTCTGGCGAGCCTACGATATTGGCGACTCATCGCTGGATATCAACCTGCCCACCTGGCCTGCCAAGCTGGTAGTGCCCCTGGCACTAAGCGTCTTGGCAGTACGCCTGATACTGCAGATCTGGGGCTATGCCAGGGCCTTCAAAGAGGGTGGCGAGCAACCCATCGCCGTACCCTTGATCGAGAACGCAGCCACCGTGGCAGCCAAGGAGGCAGAATCGGTGATGGGAGAGTTTGAAGGCAACAGGGATCACTCATGA
- the dctP gene encoding TRAP transporter substrate-binding protein DctP yields the protein MNKTASRLLPAILIGVFITSETYAATEWNVSLWGKRRAFTENVEKLAELVEAKTKGEFKLNISYGGLSKSRENLDGISIGAFEMAQFCSFYHTAKNPSITVTELPFSRTLSLTRVAEIYTEVFKHPIVKKDLARWNATLLMPTPLPQYNIVSKGDAIQGLGGFKGLRVRGPGGIMGVLGKLGAVKTGVPFSEVRQSMDSGVIDAASFAPHAHLATKSYKVGKWYTTNLNLGSANCPVVVNTDALNSLKPAHREALLGSVDEALAFYVKNYEENTTGKYQKAVVDEGLTKVTFTQAQTTELNKLSESVRAEWIKKYAGKFDSQALFDFTTELFEK from the coding sequence ATGAATAAAACAGCCAGCCGCCTTCTGCCGGCCATACTGATCGGAGTTTTCATCACCAGTGAAACCTATGCAGCCACGGAGTGGAACGTCTCCCTGTGGGGAAAACGTCGGGCCTTTACTGAGAATGTGGAAAAGCTGGCCGAATTGGTTGAAGCCAAGACCAAGGGCGAGTTTAAACTGAACATCTCCTACGGCGGCCTCTCAAAATCCCGTGAAAATCTGGATGGAATCTCCATTGGCGCGTTTGAAATGGCCCAATTCTGCTCTTTCTATCACACCGCGAAAAACCCCAGTATTACAGTGACTGAACTACCTTTTTCCCGCACCCTCTCACTGACCAGGGTTGCCGAAATCTATACAGAAGTCTTCAAACACCCTATCGTGAAAAAGGATCTGGCTCGCTGGAATGCCACACTGCTGATGCCTACTCCACTGCCGCAATACAATATCGTCAGCAAGGGGGATGCGATACAGGGGCTGGGGGGTTTCAAGGGGCTCAGGGTACGCGGCCCAGGAGGCATCATGGGGGTTTTAGGTAAATTAGGGGCGGTCAAAACCGGCGTGCCCTTCTCTGAAGTACGTCAATCGATGGACTCTGGCGTAATCGATGCCGCCTCCTTCGCTCCCCATGCCCATCTGGCCACCAAATCCTACAAGGTGGGCAAATGGTATACCACCAATCTCAACCTCGGCTCAGCCAACTGCCCGGTAGTCGTCAATACCGACGCACTCAACAGTTTGAAACCGGCTCATCGTGAGGCGCTGCTCGGCTCTGTGGATGAAGCATTGGCCTTCTATGTAAAGAACTATGAAGAGAACACCACTGGCAAATATCAGAAGGCTGTCGTGGACGAAGGACTCACCAAGGTCACCTTTACTCAAGCGCAGACAACAGAACTGAACAAATTGTCAGAATCGGTGAGAGCGGAATGGATCAAAAAATATGCCGGTAAATTTGATTCACAGGCGCTCTTCGATTTCACCACTGAGCTGTTTGAGAAATAG
- a CDS encoding SGNH/GDSL hydrolase family protein, giving the protein MAEKNCSGVIHTVLTSNITENDQSVTVASSSGFPLLDAGDWFWARILRLEDGIDELVKVTGITDVSWDIERAPTAYAFNTGDTITLCKGDAGKIGVLGASEIVFPWFDTWSALAQRAFDAEGVDVDIRHTGSGALSHFTALNSTDPETGKSYVEITNSMNPDIIVVELGITDAILNIDNRSGSQLIGDAQALYAALRAGSPDAVIIYSRQIPYDEVQHGAKSESEMKKKYCIPHLHSTSTMPGETGLYTSEATELEKIIEPMMQDRLRDWRALDAECQNLADVVVHTDYFRPARLGLLSHDRLHLSSLGHFFFLSDMWKILKSDATLASRIPQLDNIRNLGNFTDLSITWESAVKPDAVGDGYLIDPEWLDGFEYPMWLNIRDYAHVASYPEYWGNQQRPSISISDRVVRKNGEVFVVMISNAWPSQPVSSKLWPAHNDEPSSFDQYTPAKTSSGTGDMLEAYSPPSGIIPPGDYFIKYKIGTDVFGPFPIAIFDSYPWE; this is encoded by the coding sequence ATGGCAGAAAAAAACTGTTCTGGCGTTATACACACTGTACTGACTTCAAATATCACTGAGAACGACCAATCAGTGACGGTCGCCTCATCGTCCGGCTTTCCGCTCCTGGATGCAGGTGACTGGTTCTGGGCAAGAATCCTGCGACTCGAAGACGGTATTGATGAACTTGTCAAAGTCACCGGGATCACTGACGTCAGCTGGGACATTGAGCGTGCACCCACGGCCTACGCCTTCAATACAGGTGACACCATCACACTATGCAAAGGAGATGCGGGCAAGATTGGAGTATTGGGTGCATCTGAGATTGTCTTCCCCTGGTTCGACACCTGGTCAGCCCTGGCGCAACGTGCGTTTGATGCTGAGGGTGTTGATGTGGATATACGCCACACCGGGTCCGGAGCACTCAGCCATTTCACAGCATTGAACAGCACTGATCCGGAAACCGGCAAGAGTTATGTGGAAATAACCAACTCCATGAACCCAGACATCATCGTGGTTGAGCTGGGAATTACCGACGCGATACTGAATATTGACAACAGATCGGGTTCACAACTTATCGGTGATGCACAAGCCCTCTATGCGGCCCTACGCGCAGGCAGCCCGGATGCAGTCATCATCTACTCCAGGCAGATACCCTATGATGAAGTTCAACATGGCGCCAAATCCGAATCCGAAATGAAAAAGAAGTACTGTATTCCCCATCTGCACTCCACAAGCACCATGCCGGGTGAAACTGGATTGTATACCTCTGAAGCCACTGAATTGGAGAAGATCATTGAGCCAATGATGCAGGACCGTTTAAGGGATTGGCGAGCATTGGACGCAGAGTGCCAGAACCTTGCCGATGTGGTTGTGCACACCGATTATTTCAGGCCCGCCCGACTTGGTCTGTTATCCCATGATCGTCTGCACCTCTCCTCACTCGGACACTTTTTCTTCCTCAGTGATATGTGGAAAATCCTCAAATCAGACGCAACCCTTGCATCACGCATCCCCCAGCTGGACAACATAAGGAACCTTGGCAACTTTACCGATCTATCCATTACCTGGGAGAGCGCGGTGAAACCTGACGCGGTTGGTGATGGTTATCTGATCGACCCCGAATGGCTGGATGGTTTTGAGTACCCTATGTGGCTCAATATAAGAGATTATGCCCATGTCGCCAGTTATCCGGAATATTGGGGCAACCAACAGCGACCCTCCATATCCATTTCTGACAGAGTGGTGCGGAAGAACGGCGAGGTGTTTGTAGTAATGATCAGTAATGCCTGGCCCAGTCAACCTGTATCGTCAAAACTCTGGCCAGCGCACAACGATGAACCCTCTTCTTTTGATCAGTACACACCGGCAAAAACCAGCTCAGGGACTGGTGACATGCTGGAGGCGTACAGCCCCCCTTCAGGCATAATTCCGCCAGGCGACTACTTCATCAAATACAAAATCGGTACTGATGTGTTCGGCCCCTTTCCAATTGCCATATTCGACAGTTACCCCTGGGAATAG